The following proteins come from a genomic window of Nautilia profundicola AmH:
- a CDS encoding aspartate kinase, with protein sequence MLVVQKFGGTSVGDLDRIQNVANIVKKYADEGNQVVVVVSAMAGETNKLLDFANHFTKTPPQREVDLLVSSGERVTSALLSIALQAMGKDAIALTGRQAGIKTTSDHTKARIMDIDPSKMKKHLDEGKIVIIAGFQGINENGDVTTLGRGGSDLTAVAIAGALNADKCEIYTDVDGIYTTDPRIEPKAKKIDMISYDEMLELASLGAKVMQSRSVELAKKLNVDIEVKSSFKPEIKGTLITKETPDMEKVLVSGIALDKNQARVSIFGVEDRPGISAEIFGKLADKNINVDMIVQNVGKDNKANLTFTVPQTELELTKEVLKEYENKSESIEYDDSIAKVSVVGVGMKSHSGVAATAFKTLADENINILMISTSEIKISMVIDEKYGELAVRALHKAYQLDK encoded by the coding sequence ATGTTAGTAGTTCAGAAATTCGGAGGAACGAGCGTTGGAGATTTGGATAGAATTCAAAACGTTGCAAATATAGTTAAAAAATATGCGGATGAGGGTAATCAGGTAGTAGTAGTTGTGTCTGCGATGGCGGGTGAGACTAATAAGCTGTTGGATTTTGCCAATCATTTCACAAAAACACCTCCACAAAGAGAAGTTGATTTACTTGTAAGTAGCGGAGAGAGGGTTACAAGTGCGCTTTTAAGCATTGCACTTCAGGCAATGGGTAAAGACGCTATTGCTCTTACCGGAAGACAGGCCGGAATTAAAACCACAAGCGATCACACTAAAGCCAGAATCATGGATATAGACCCTTCAAAAATGAAAAAGCATCTCGATGAGGGGAAAATAGTTATTATCGCAGGATTTCAGGGAATCAATGAAAACGGTGACGTTACTACGTTAGGACGTGGCGGAAGCGATTTAACGGCTGTTGCGATTGCTGGTGCACTTAATGCCGATAAATGCGAAATTTATACGGATGTTGACGGGATTTATACTACGGATCCGAGAATTGAGCCGAAAGCAAAAAAAATAGATATGATAAGTTATGACGAAATGCTTGAACTTGCAAGTCTCGGGGCTAAAGTAATGCAAAGCCGTTCAGTTGAACTTGCGAAAAAATTAAACGTTGATATTGAAGTTAAATCATCATTCAAACCGGAAATAAAAGGAACATTAATTACAAAGGAGACACCTGATATGGAAAAAGTTTTAGTTAGCGGTATTGCACTTGATAAAAACCAGGCAAGGGTAAGTATATTCGGAGTTGAAGACAGACCGGGAATCAGTGCCGAAATATTCGGAAAACTTGCAGATAAAAACATAAACGTTGATATGATTGTACAAAACGTAGGTAAAGACAACAAAGCAAACCTTACATTTACAGTACCTCAAACGGAGCTTGAACTTACAAAAGAAGTTCTTAAAGAATATGAAAACAAATCGGAATCAATAGAATATGATGATTCAATTGCAAAAGTAAGTGTGGTCGGTGTGGGAATGAAATCTCACAGCGGTGTTGCCGCGACTGCATTTAAAACATTAGCGGATGAAAATATCAATATTCTTATGATCAGTACGAGCGAGATCAAAATTTCTATGGTTATCGATGAAAAATACGGAGAGTTGGCTGTAAGAGCCTTACATAAAGCTTATCAATTGGATAAATAA
- a CDS encoding RNA pyrophosphohydrolase, which produces MKKYRPNVAAVVLSSKYPEKVEILIAKRNDVDAWQFPQGGIDEGESEREALLRELKEEIGTDEVEVLAEMPEWQKYDFPKRIAKKMYPFDGQKQKYFLVKLKPNAKIDLNTEVPEFEDYKFVSLDEIFEYVKSFKRPVYKIVLDYFKRQGFL; this is translated from the coding sequence TTGAAAAAATATAGGCCGAATGTAGCTGCAGTTGTTTTGTCTTCAAAATATCCGGAAAAAGTGGAGATTTTAATCGCCAAACGAAACGATGTTGACGCGTGGCAGTTTCCACAGGGAGGAATTGACGAAGGGGAGAGCGAAAGAGAAGCACTTTTAAGGGAATTAAAAGAAGAAATAGGTACTGATGAGGTAGAAGTTTTGGCTGAAATGCCTGAATGGCAGAAATATGATTTTCCAAAAAGAATCGCAAAAAAAATGTATCCGTTTGACGGGCAGAAACAAAAATATTTTTTAGTTAAATTAAAACCGAACGCAAAAATAGATTTAAACACTGAAGTACCGGAGTTTGAAGATTATAAATTTGTAAGTCTTGATGAAATTTTCGAATACGTTAAATCTTTTAAAAGACCGGTATATAAAATAGTGCTTGATTATTTTAAAAGACAGGGATTTTTATAA
- the hemW gene encoding radical SAM family heme chaperone HemW → MYKKKNKSVQNNSQFSTLNSQLLYIHIPFCDSKCNYCAFNSYTNINHLKKKYFDAVKKQFLHEIDTNTEFETVFIGGGTPSTMSVDFYEKLFKLISPNIKNAKEITIECNPNTSYEWLKEIKNLGINRISFGVQTFNEEKLKFLNRNHSPTQAVKAIENAKKAGFENINLDLIYSTALDTKKLLTKDLNTAFSLPVTHISAYSLTIEENTKWENDFSKRKYDEELEIWFIEKIKEKFSQYEISNFGKPCLHNLGYWMGKEYFGIGSGAVGFKKWRMENGEWKIERYYTQNSVYEYLKHPTKYKYEYLSDEDIKKEKVFLGLRSIVGFDESILNKEEQKRVEILISENKLFKKENKIYSYDFLLADAITSYILS, encoded by the coding sequence ATGTATAAGAAAAAAAACAAAAGTGTGCAAAATAATTCTCAATTCTCAACTCTCAATTCTCAACTGCTCTATATCCACATCCCTTTTTGCGACAGTAAATGCAACTATTGCGCTTTTAATTCTTACACAAACATCAACCATCTTAAAAAAAAGTATTTTGATGCAGTCAAAAAGCAGTTTTTGCACGAAATAGACACTAATACCGAGTTTGAAACGGTATTTATCGGAGGCGGCACTCCCTCAACAATGAGTGTAGATTTTTACGAAAAACTTTTTAAGTTAATTTCACCGAATATAAAAAACGCAAAAGAGATAACCATAGAGTGTAATCCTAATACGTCATACGAATGGTTAAAGGAAATAAAGAATTTAGGAATTAACAGAATAAGTTTCGGTGTACAGACCTTTAATGAGGAAAAATTAAAATTTTTAAACAGAAACCATTCACCCACACAAGCCGTAAAAGCTATAGAAAACGCAAAAAAAGCAGGCTTTGAAAACATTAATCTCGATTTGATTTACTCAACGGCTCTTGATACAAAAAAATTGCTTACAAAAGATCTAAATACCGCCTTTAGCTTACCTGTTACACACATAAGCGCATACTCTTTGACTATTGAGGAAAACACCAAATGGGAGAATGATTTTTCAAAACGCAAATACGATGAAGAGCTTGAAATATGGTTTATAGAAAAAATAAAAGAAAAATTCTCCCAATACGAAATATCCAACTTCGGAAAACCATGCCTGCATAATCTCGGATATTGGATGGGAAAAGAGTATTTCGGCATAGGCTCAGGAGCGGTGGGATTTAAGAAATGGAGAATGGAAAATGGAGAATGGAAAATTGAAAGATATTACACTCAAAACAGTGTTTATGAATATCTCAAACATCCTACAAAATACAAATATGAATACTTATCCGATGAAGATATAAAAAAAGAAAAAGTTTTTTTGGGACTCCGTTCAATTGTAGGTTTTGACGAAAGCATATTAAATAAAGAAGAACAAAAAAGGGTAGAGATTTTAATCTCGGAAAACAAACTCTTCAAAAAAGAGAATAAAATTTATTCTTATGATTTTTTACTTGCCGACGCCATAACGTCATATATATTAAGTTAA
- a CDS encoding flagellar basal body L-ring protein FlgH has protein sequence MKKYIIFGSLLVLFFTGCASHSMDPTINMKPPKYVEQMPSQDNDFPQNNPGSLFTNGDNLFSDTKAMKVNDIVTVIITEEVKQSTQASKKLSETNADNGGLFDATVSGGVSINGKDHTFGKTGLSLNFPSMNSNRSFQGSGTQQRNETFQTTISARIVKVLKNGNYFIMGTREIYVDGQKQLIQISGVIRPQDIAADNTIDSKYIADAKIAYKTEGDIKRYTEQNWFAKFWSAIAPW, from the coding sequence ATGAAAAAATATATAATTTTTGGCAGTTTGCTTGTGCTGTTTTTCACAGGATGTGCATCTCACTCTATGGATCCGACTATAAATATGAAACCGCCTAAATATGTGGAACAAATGCCGAGTCAGGATAATGATTTTCCTCAGAATAATCCGGGTTCATTATTTACAAACGGTGACAATCTTTTTTCAGATACAAAAGCTATGAAAGTAAATGATATAGTAACCGTAATTATTACCGAAGAAGTAAAACAGTCAACTCAGGCGAGTAAAAAACTGAGTGAAACAAATGCGGACAACGGCGGGCTTTTCGATGCTACGGTTAGCGGAGGAGTCAGTATTAACGGTAAAGACCATACGTTCGGAAAAACGGGGCTTAGTTTGAATTTTCCTTCTATGAATTCAAACAGATCTTTTCAGGGAAGCGGAACTCAGCAGAGAAACGAAACATTCCAGACAACAATCAGTGCAAGAATAGTCAAAGTACTGAAAAATGGAAATTATTTTATTATGGGAACTCGTGAAATTTATGTAGACGGCCAAAAACAGCTAATCCAAATCAGCGGTGTTATAAGACCTCAGGATATTGCCGCGGATAATACGATTGACAGTAAGTACATAGCGGATGCCAAAATCGCCTATAAAACAGAGGGTGATATTAAAAGATATACTGAACAAAACTGGTTTGCAAAATTTTGGAGTGCCATTGCACCTTGGTAA
- the trpC gene encoding indole-3-glycerol phosphate synthase TrpC — MILDKIIAQTKKDLDNRKNSNDFNKFLAQKRDFRDVKKALKATPDNPYRIIAEVKKASPSKGIIKEDFNPVEIAKEYIEVADAMSILTEPHFFQGSLEYLKEINKFSPIPLLRKDFIIDEFQIAEAYAAGADFILLIAKALDVSTLKRLYDFAKNTGLEVLFEIHDEEDLQKGLEVGADIIGFNHRNLETFEMDMDLSKKLIPKLPKNVIVVAESGINDFETVKKLSRNGVDAYLVGEHFMRQDNIKKAVLTLKGKTE; from the coding sequence ATGATACTTGATAAGATCATCGCTCAAACAAAAAAAGATTTGGATAATAGAAAAAATAGTAATGATTTTAATAAATTTTTAGCTCAAAAAAGAGATTTCAGGGATGTGAAAAAAGCCCTAAAAGCCACACCGGATAATCCGTACAGAATAATAGCCGAAGTTAAAAAAGCAAGTCCTTCAAAAGGAATCATCAAAGAAGACTTCAATCCTGTTGAAATCGCAAAAGAATATATAGAAGTTGCGGATGCAATGAGTATATTAACGGAGCCGCATTTTTTTCAGGGGAGTCTGGAATATTTAAAAGAGATTAATAAATTCAGTCCGATTCCGCTTTTAAGAAAAGATTTTATAATTGACGAATTTCAAATAGCCGAAGCTTATGCGGCGGGGGCCGATTTTATTTTGCTTATTGCTAAAGCTCTTGATGTTTCTACACTTAAAAGACTATATGATTTTGCGAAAAACACAGGTCTTGAAGTACTTTTTGAAATTCACGACGAAGAAGATTTACAAAAAGGCCTTGAAGTCGGTGCCGATATTATAGGATTTAATCACAGAAATCTTGAGACTTTTGAAATGGATATGGATTTAAGTAAGAAACTGATTCCAAAACTTCCAAAAAATGTGATTGTAGTAGCTGAAAGCGGTATCAATGACTTTGAAACTGTTAAAAAACTCTCCCGTAACGGAGTCGACGCGTATTTGGTGGGCGAGCATTTTATGAGGCAGGATAATATTAAAAAAGCCGTTTTAACATTAAAGGGTAAAACGGAATAG
- a CDS encoding tetratricopeptide repeat protein, translating to MGKLAVLFLILFITGCSVKTPPVGKKVIPNEDDYIIKALMYEDENNLTAAADMYKFLYDKTKKPVYFEKLIEDLFYQKKYNDVIKLSDEFLEDRFDKKIFMYKILSLLELKKTKEAKEELLTKLNKKDEFFYRMMAFIYLKERNYKKAADYLKSLYALNHDKQTLLQLVDILIKIKKYNEALAYLRTHLDMYGCEFDICLRLAIIYKQTYDYDNLATIYEKMGKFDQKYLMFALRIYLDNGEFDRALKLIDNNNLGDEYKLIVYETKKDYKKAAFYAYKLYEKTAKLPYLLKYCTYRYESEPTKKTAKEIVPKLKYLLKFYPSAYLYNFLGYILIDKGINIKEGLKYVQKAVELKPDNEEYIDSLAWGYYKLGKCKEAWNIIKYIKLKDKEILYHKRKIKECIKKIKSKKGKK from the coding sequence ATGGGAAAATTAGCAGTTTTATTTTTGATACTGTTTATAACCGGGTGTAGTGTTAAAACCCCTCCTGTCGGTAAAAAAGTAATTCCTAACGAAGACGATTATATTATAAAAGCTCTAATGTATGAAGACGAGAATAATTTAACGGCAGCAGCGGATATGTATAAATTTTTATATGACAAAACTAAAAAACCTGTTTATTTTGAAAAACTGATAGAAGATCTTTTTTATCAGAAGAAATATAATGATGTTATAAAATTAAGCGACGAGTTTTTAGAAGACAGATTCGATAAAAAAATTTTTATGTACAAAATTTTAAGTCTGCTTGAACTTAAAAAAACAAAAGAAGCCAAAGAAGAACTGTTGACAAAACTTAATAAAAAAGATGAATTTTTTTACAGAATGATGGCGTTTATTTATTTAAAAGAGAGAAATTATAAAAAAGCCGCTGATTATTTAAAATCTCTGTATGCTTTGAATCATGACAAACAGACATTACTTCAGTTGGTAGATATTTTAATAAAAATTAAAAAATATAATGAAGCCCTTGCATATTTAAGAACCCATCTTGATATGTACGGATGTGAATTTGACATATGTCTAAGACTTGCGATAATTTACAAACAAACTTATGATTATGACAATTTGGCTACCATATATGAGAAGATGGGTAAATTTGATCAAAAATATTTGATGTTTGCACTTAGGATTTATTTAGATAACGGAGAATTTGATAGAGCGCTTAAACTAATAGACAATAATAATTTAGGGGACGAATACAAACTTATTGTATATGAAACAAAAAAAGATTATAAAAAAGCGGCTTTTTATGCTTACAAACTTTATGAAAAAACTGCGAAACTACCTTATTTGTTGAAATACTGTACTTATAGATACGAATCGGAACCAACTAAAAAAACGGCAAAAGAAATTGTTCCGAAATTAAAATATCTTTTAAAATTTTATCCGAGTGCTTATTTGTATAATTTTTTGGGTTATATATTGATTGATAAAGGTATAAATATTAAAGAAGGTTTGAAATATGTACAAAAAGCCGTAGAATTAAAACCTGACAATGAAGAATATATTGATTCTCTTGCTTGGGGGTATTATAAACTCGGTAAATGTAAAGAAGCTTGGAACATAATAAAATATATTAAATTAAAAGACAAAGAAATTTTGTATCACAAAAGAAAAATAAAAGAGTGTATTAAAAAGATAAAATCTAAAAAAGGGAAAAAATGA
- a CDS encoding YkgJ family cysteine cluster protein, with protein sequence MKNEKLISKEGFSYKFNPEACKDCEGNCCIGESGYIWVTPQDIKNIAAFLNIDEELFKSTFLIKVGYKYSLKEKPYKNGYACIFFENGCKIYPVRPNQCRTFPFWDYYKDKIEELKKECPGIIEDGE encoded by the coding sequence ATGAAAAATGAAAAGTTAATTTCAAAAGAAGGATTTTCATATAAATTCAATCCTGAAGCATGTAAGGATTGCGAAGGTAACTGTTGTATCGGTGAGAGCGGATATATTTGGGTAACTCCTCAGGATATAAAAAATATTGCTGCATTTTTAAATATAGATGAAGAGCTTTTTAAAAGTACATTTTTAATTAAAGTCGGCTATAAATACTCTTTAAAAGAAAAACCGTATAAAAACGGTTATGCCTGTATTTTTTTCGAAAACGGATGTAAAATATATCCTGTAAGACCAAATCAGTGCAGAACATTTCCTTTTTGGGATTATTACAAAGATAAAATTGAGGAACTAAAAAAAGAGTGCCCCGGTATAATTGAGGATGGAGAATGA
- a CDS encoding tRNA1(Val) (adenine(37)-N6)-methyltransferase, translating into MTLYQPANGYCYNSDTMFLYDFISKFNIKGDVLEVGGGCGVLGLLLKRDFPNINLTIIEKQKLMSEFILKNINENALDAEVVNDDFLTYKFEKKFDYIISNPPFYQGTLKSDNEIIKTARYEEFLPMREFFEKVNRILKERGEFVFCYDAKRIDDIISNMPKPLKTVDIRFMHPRVAKKATLVMVRAKRHAKSMVTVHPPLIGFEGENYSEEAAEIYKKAATKSIKI; encoded by the coding sequence ATGACACTATACCAGCCGGCAAACGGATATTGTTACAATAGTGATACGATGTTTTTATATGATTTTATATCCAAATTCAACATAAAAGGCGATGTTTTAGAAGTAGGGGGCGGTTGTGGTGTTTTAGGGCTTTTGCTTAAAAGAGACTTCCCAAACATTAATTTAACAATAATTGAAAAACAAAAGCTCATGAGTGAGTTTATTTTAAAAAATATAAATGAAAACGCTCTTGACGCAGAAGTTGTTAATGATGATTTTTTAACATATAAATTTGAAAAAAAATTTGACTACATTATATCAAATCCCCCTTTTTATCAAGGTACGTTAAAAAGTGATAACGAAATAATCAAAACAGCAAGATATGAAGAGTTTTTACCTATGAGGGAGTTTTTTGAAAAAGTAAATAGAATTCTTAAAGAAAGAGGGGAGTTCGTGTTTTGTTATGATGCAAAAAGAATTGATGATATAATTTCAAATATGCCAAAACCTCTTAAAACGGTTGATATAAGGTTTATGCACCCGAGAGTTGCAAAAAAAGCGACCCTTGTGATGGTGAGGGCGAAAAGACATGCAAAATCTATGGTTACCGTTCATCCTCCTTTGATAGGTTTTGAGGGTGAAAATTATTCTGAAGAAGCAGCTGAAATTTATAAAAAAGCTGCAACCAAAAGTATAAAAATATAA
- the kdsB gene encoding 3-deoxy-manno-octulosonate cytidylyltransferase, with the protein MIIIPARLSSSRLPNKVLAEINNKPMIIWCAEVAKKVDDVCIATDSQKVIDICKQYGFNAVMTSDKHQSGSDRIKEAADILKLKDDEIVINMQGDEPFLEPEILTAVKEKLFEIKNRDFVMVSCYKEIDELHASDPNLVKVIMDKNEDAIYFSRSKIPYNRDNVPHQYFGHIGIYGFDKKSLDEFITMKGTIEHIEKLEQLRVIENGKKIAMLKVKTKSFGIDTKDDLEKARTYAKSSS; encoded by the coding sequence ATGATAATCATTCCAGCTCGTTTATCTTCAAGCAGACTTCCCAATAAAGTTTTGGCGGAAATAAACAACAAACCTATGATAATCTGGTGTGCAGAAGTTGCTAAAAAAGTTGATGATGTATGCATTGCCACTGATTCTCAGAAAGTAATCGATATATGTAAACAATACGGCTTCAATGCGGTTATGACAAGTGATAAACATCAAAGCGGAAGCGACAGAATCAAAGAGGCTGCTGATATTTTAAAATTAAAAGATGACGAAATTGTTATTAACATGCAAGGAGATGAGCCTTTTTTAGAACCGGAAATATTAACAGCTGTCAAAGAAAAATTGTTTGAAATAAAAAACAGAGATTTTGTAATGGTCAGCTGTTACAAAGAAATAGATGAACTGCACGCAAGTGATCCTAACCTTGTAAAAGTAATTATGGACAAAAACGAAGACGCCATCTATTTCTCAAGAAGCAAAATCCCTTACAATCGTGACAATGTTCCTCATCAATATTTCGGACACATCGGAATATACGGATTTGACAAGAAAAGCCTGGACGAATTCATAACAATGAAAGGCACAATAGAACACATCGAAAAACTTGAGCAGTTAAGAGTAATCGAAAACGGAAAAAAAATAGCGATGCTCAAAGTTAAAACAAAAAGTTTCGGAATAGACACGAAAGACGATCTTGAAAAGGCAAGAACATATGCAAAAAGTAGCAGTTAG
- the pdxA gene encoding 4-hydroxythreonine-4-phosphate dehydrogenase, which yields MQKVAVSIGDLNGVGIEIALKAHNIIKQWVNPVYCINEKILKQAAKLLNIPIPDDFVTFDVEGDFKIKPGIVDADAGKYSFESFMTAINLAKDKKVDAITTLPINKESWMRAGIKYKGHTEVLRDVFKKDAIMMLGCEEMYVALFTEHIPLKNVADRVKKDNLIKFFIDFHKSTNFHKVGVLGLNPHAGDGGVLGDEEINEIIPAINEANKILDKEFYYGPLVPDTAFCSRKGRFIAMYHDQGLAPLKALYFDESINVSLNLPILRTSVDHGTAFDIAYKGKANTKSYENAIKYVLNHKTLM from the coding sequence ATGCAAAAAGTAGCAGTTAGTATAGGAGATTTAAACGGAGTGGGCATCGAAATAGCCTTAAAAGCCCATAATATTATTAAACAATGGGTAAATCCCGTTTACTGCATTAACGAAAAAATCTTGAAACAGGCTGCAAAACTTTTAAATATTCCTATTCCTGATGATTTTGTAACTTTTGACGTTGAAGGAGATTTTAAAATCAAACCGGGAATTGTAGATGCGGATGCTGGAAAATATTCGTTTGAGAGTTTCATGACTGCTATTAACCTGGCAAAAGATAAAAAAGTCGATGCAATTACAACACTTCCGATAAATAAAGAAAGCTGGATGAGAGCCGGAATTAAATACAAAGGCCACACTGAAGTATTAAGAGACGTATTTAAAAAAGACGCTATTATGATGCTCGGATGTGAAGAAATGTACGTAGCCCTTTTTACGGAGCATATACCACTTAAAAATGTGGCTGATAGAGTAAAAAAAGATAATTTAATAAAATTTTTCATTGATTTTCATAAATCTACAAATTTTCATAAAGTGGGAGTTCTCGGGCTCAACCCTCATGCCGGAGATGGAGGTGTTTTGGGTGATGAGGAAATAAATGAAATTATCCCGGCTATTAATGAAGCAAATAAAATACTCGATAAAGAATTTTATTACGGTCCGTTGGTTCCGGATACCGCGTTTTGCTCACGTAAAGGAAGATTTATTGCGATGTATCACGACCAGGGACTTGCACCGCTTAAAGCTCTTTATTTTGATGAAAGTATAAATGTTAGTTTGAATTTGCCTATATTAAGAACATCAGTAGATCATGGTACAGCTTTTGACATAGCATATAAAGGAAAAGCAAATACGAAAAGCTATGAAAATGCGATAAAATATGTCTTAAATCATAAAACATTGATGTAA
- a CDS encoding 4-hydroxythreonine-4-phosphate dehydrogenase produces the protein MQRLIRFQHESFIKFIYASVIVKEQTAKKLLEDIAVFKYRHMVWAMADAVKAGIKFDMDFKVEEIKKIEVESEEDLLEVLINDLEENLRSYEEIKTPSTDRFKNDDEYFLSQLKKLDLEGSVSAFNQSKELPGVELEESAKAALVFFLMEETFKEYELITIYSYLKVHSNEVDANSAFTDLAYDSIYHLRRFAELASQMGVLTLPRPIPHDKYENIGIVEFLKENIEEEMDAEKQCLILAEKIGNEELSNFLLFISRQEVYHAELLQRALDAVKGN, from the coding sequence ATGCAAAGATTAATCAGATTTCAACACGAAAGTTTTATTAAATTCATTTATGCAAGTGTAATAGTAAAAGAACAGACAGCTAAAAAACTGCTTGAAGATATAGCGGTCTTTAAATATAGACATATGGTTTGGGCAATGGCCGACGCTGTAAAAGCCGGAATCAAATTCGATATGGATTTTAAAGTAGAAGAAATTAAAAAAATTGAAGTGGAAAGTGAAGAAGATTTACTTGAAGTATTAATTAACGACCTTGAAGAAAATTTAAGAAGCTATGAAGAAATTAAAACTCCTTCAACAGACAGATTTAAAAACGACGACGAATATTTCCTAAGTCAGCTTAAAAAACTTGATCTGGAAGGAAGTGTAAGCGCATTTAATCAGTCAAAAGAACTGCCTGGAGTAGAACTTGAAGAGAGTGCGAAAGCTGCACTTGTATTTTTCTTAATGGAAGAAACGTTTAAAGAGTATGAACTTATTACAATTTACAGCTACCTAAAAGTACATTCAAACGAAGTGGATGCAAATTCTGCGTTCACAGACCTTGCATATGATTCCATATATCATTTAAGAAGATTTGCGGAACTTGCGAGCCAAATGGGAGTACTCACTCTTCCAAGACCGATTCCTCATGACAAATATGAAAACATCGGTATTGTAGAATTCTTAAAAGAAAACATCGAAGAAGAAATGGACGCTGAAAAACAATGCCTGATTTTAGCTGAAAAAATCGGAAATGAAGAACTTAGTAACTTCTTACTCTTTATCTCAAGACAGGAAGTATACCACGCAGAGCTTCTCCAAAGAGCACTTGATGCGGTAAAAGGCAACTAA
- a CDS encoding 2-oxoacid:acceptor oxidoreductase family protein, translated as MRKQLRFTGVGGQGVLLAGEILARAYVKAGKYGVQVGTYTSQVRGGPTKVDIILDDEPILYPYAVDGEIDFMLSVADKSYQLFKDGVKDGGIIVYEPNLVYPTEEDKKRWNMYPIEVITIAKEKVGNVITQSVVALAIATRMNNLDHDLVFQAMIETVPSKAVEVNKKAFELGYQAAEEALKTKA; from the coding sequence CAAGGTGTCCTTCTTGCTGGTGAAATTTTAGCGAGAGCTTACGTAAAAGCTGGAAAATACGGTGTACAGGTAGGTACGTATACTTCTCAGGTTAGGGGTGGACCTACTAAAGTTGATATTATTCTTGATGATGAGCCGATTCTTTACCCTTATGCGGTAGACGGTGAAATCGATTTTATGCTTAGCGTTGCGGACAAATCTTATCAGCTGTTCAAAGACGGTGTAAAAGACGGTGGAATTATCGTATATGAACCGAATCTTGTTTATCCTACAGAGGAAGATAAAAAAAGATGGAACATGTATCCGATTGAAGTAATTACAATTGCTAAAGAAAAAGTAGGAAACGTAATTACTCAGTCTGTTGTTGCACTTGCAATCGCAACAAGAATGAACAACCTTGATCACGACCTTGTATTCCAGGCGATGATCGAAACTGTACCAAGCAAAGCTGTTGAAGTAAACAAAAAAGCATTTGAGCTTGGGTATCAGGCAGCGGAAGAAGCTTTAAAAACTAAAGCTTAA